Genomic DNA from Pungitius pungitius chromosome 12, fPunPun2.1, whole genome shotgun sequence:
ACCAGTTAATGGCAATGCAAGGAAAGCTGACTTTAATCGTATTCCAAACTCCAAAATAAACACTGAAAGATAAAAACACACTGACATcactttattgtatttattaccAGGAGAATCTTTATTCAAAAACCGGATCATTTTTGACATGTAGTCTCATAAATCCGACCTCTCTCTAAACACTTCTACTGCTGCCTGTTgtatgaatatttcatttggtTTAAAATTACTTAAATTGTTACAGCTAAATCTGAGCCTCCAAGTAAAACAGGACTACGAGAAACTCTCGGATCTGAGATGCAGAGAGAAGGCAGGTCAGgtaataaatactttattttcacattagtaataaaaatgttgtcttttgcAGAGCACAATTTTCTCCTTTGTGCTGTACAattttaaattgtgtgtttgacagacattttttcatcctaCTTAAATAACGTTATGTACAGCAGTTCAAACCGGCTCAAGAGAACTATTGTTCAGGAAATGttccacaatttaaaaaaaaaaaaaaaaaaagaaaagaaacagaagcCGTTTCGCTTGTTAATCATCGGCCACCTCCATTGGCTGCTCCGCCTCCGGCTCCTCCACCCGATTGGTCCTGAGCGCCAGACATCATGAGGAACAGAACGAGGGGCACGATGTACATCcactggagaagaaaaaaagaaagaaggtaaAGAAAGTAAAGacgtcaagttttttttaaaagacaacaaTTCTCACAGAAATCAGTCCCAGATTGGTCTCCCCAGATTAGATTCTATTTAGTTTCTGAACAGAAGAAACATTAAAAGTGAGTGAAAAACTAAAGAATAAAGAGGAAATCTCAGTgtcaaaaccaaacacacacgttcataataattattaaaatttGGATGGTTTTGTGTGGAGGCTTCCTTCAGAAAACAATTGGGCTTTTTCAGACATTGGAATGTATTTGGCCGGGACgcctggggggaaaaaaaaaaaaaccatcaaagGAGGAAAATGTTGGAAACAAAGTGGAGGATTGTTGGTTAGTCGTGTAGAAGTTAAATAGATCAATTGACaggaggatgagaagaagaggaaagaacAAGCCACAAGTAAGAAAACAGTACTTCAGTGGGAATCAGCTCtgctctctgcctccccctgcTGGGGGCTGCGCTGAGTTGGACACCATGAGGAAGATTGCCCCTCCCAGAATCAAATACCACTGGAACACAGCACAGCATCGAGTCAACACACGGTCACTGGATGCAGCACACagtcaggagagggggggggggggggggggggggagacatgcgATAGGACGCGGCGCCCGGGTCCTCTTCGGAGACTGACTTCTCCAAATGTCACAAAAAAGGACTCGCGTGGTACTAAAGGTTCGACTTGGAACTCTGAGGGCGGAATGAAGCGCAGTAGAAGGAGGCTCGGGCTGCTGTGACAGCTGTCAAACTCTGGTGGAGAACCCCGAGGCCTAGAGGGGGGAGGCGGAAAAGTTCGAGGGGGCCAGTTTGTTTGCGGTGTGAAGGCAATCCAGAAGAGCCCGTGTTCTGAGGAGATCATCTGGTAACCGTGGCAACATGTACATCAAGTAGCTTCAGAGCCACCACCGTTCGTTTGAAAGTCCGTCTCATTTCTATACAATGAAACTCTCGGGCATCCTGACTCCTTTAGACACAAAAGGATCATTGTGATCAATCAAAAAGTCATTGTGCTCGCAGGTCTGGTTAAACTAGTGAAGCCCCCAATAGTAGATCACGTTTGCAGACCTTTAAGTATCCATAAATACTGCTGAATGGCGTTGTCATTCTGAATGAAGTATCTTGCCATTGGAGCAACAGAGGCTCCGTTTGGCGGCTCACAtcccacagaaaaacaaaaagcgcTTCGTCCTGGGCGGGAACTCAGTAGTGATGCTGTAAGACCAATTCAATTTGCTGACAGTGATGTGAAACTTTGAGTAGATCTCGACAGCTATCATTTTCTGATTTCAAAAGTTATAGGGAGGCCATCTTTTGTTCCACAAATATTGGAAGATTAAAATGAAAgccaaaatcaaacaaaaaaagtattgaTGTGCGCTGTATActactttatttttaacacttGCAGAGAGAGCCCAACAGCTTGGTGCCCTTTTCAGCAGGTTTTCAGTGAGACTACTTACATATTTAGCAAAGAACGATTTCTGCTCCTGTGGattcttccctttcttctcagATTCTTGTTCCATTCGTTCCAGGAAGAGAGCCGTCTCGGGTCTGGGAAGAAAGTTGGCGATTACTATGATTCAAACAAAGCCCAAAACATTCCATGCATGTGAAAGTCAGACCAGTGCAGAGAGACTTGCTCTGACCGTGAGGAAGAGGAGTAAAGCTGCTACGCAAATCGCAAATAGGACTAAAGACAACTTCCAAATAAGGATTTCACTGATGCAGATTACTTCGGACACAAAAGGCCTTTTCTACCACGAGCAGTCGAGCTTCATCAAGCATTTGAGACGAGTCCATCGTTAATCACTGACCCCGGTGCATTGACAGGAGCCGTGACGCTGAGCGTGGTGTTAAAAACCTCAAGGTCAACTTCGTCTTCAACCTCGGTGCCCCTGCAGGCTCCCGGTAACGTCACTATGGAAACGCCGATGAGGTAACCAGAGACGTCggtgtggaggtggatgacgtcgctcagatgggactcgaccATGGCACACTGAGGAGCGGGATAGGGGTCCATGTCAGTTACAGCAATTAAGAGCAAGTCTGTATCACTCACACGGAAAGGATAACGTTTGCTCTAATAGGCAATATGACATTTTGGAGACCCCTCAGAGAATATCTATTCATGCATGTCTTTATGTTTTGTGCAGGGATGTAGCTCCACAATGCTTACACACTGGAATCctaaaaacaattcattttagatAAAATATGTGTTTCACGCGTATGTTaaaacagcaaagaaaagaTTATCCATCAGGGGGGAAAATTGCCTTTGGCTCAGCAAAAGATTAATGTTAGTTGTTTTAGTGACTCGTTTGCaaaaaataactattttaaaACCCCCACTCTAGGAGCAATGTAGATCTGGAGCTGAATCTTTACCTAACCTTTAATACCTTAAAACAATACTTTGGAAACTATTTTTGATCTCTAATAACCAGTAATAAAACTATAAAAGCTTACAAACCTAGATTTGTTTGCCCAAACACTTAATGTCAtaacaaaagtacaaaaaatacaacaaacccaaaaataaaatagcatTTTTTACCGATTAAGACCTTGAAACACCATTCTTCAATGAAATCGCATTGGTTGCACATTTCTAGATGAAGCAGATATTCTTCCATTCATCTCTAGGTTTCCAAATACACGCTGGCTGAGCAACCTTTAGCTGCCGGTGAACACGTTTTTCCCGTTGAGAATAAGTGAAAGACGTACGGCTCTGACAAACGCCGTGAGGTGACCTTCCAGCTGGCGCTCCGTCTGGCGGTCTGCCTGCAGCAGCACACGGGGCACTCGGATTCTGTAGAGTCCGTCCACTGCAGCCACTTCCTGAGGACCCACACAGAACGGATCACACTCAAACTACTCTGTGCCACAGGATTACTCAAATGTGTAATAATTGGGATTTCTGGACAGAAGTAACTAGAGCATCCCTCTGTTCTCCAGCCTGCAGCTCACCTTCAGCTTGGCTCGGTCCTCCTCAGACAGCTGGCTGGGAGTGAGGGAGACACTCGGCTCCCTTCCAGCCTTCAACAGCAGCGACCCACGGAATCTGAACTTTGCCACATCATCTGCAACAACATGGGGAACAACGCAGGACACTCCTTCAATGACGCTTTTCACAGCAGATATTTTGACATGACAATGAGCAACGTCTTGGTTTATTTGATGACATCAATGAGGGGCAGCGTtccactttggggggggggggggggggctgatgttGTGCAATGTGGTTCGATTGAACAGATGACGTTTAACATTACGTTAACGCAGCTGTACCATCGTTCACGTTATCACTTTTCCTGCTATGTTAGACAGATACATAGAGatacatagagacataaaaaactAGATTAGACTGACAGACTTTTGAATGGAGTTCTTTCCATTCGGGTCTGAAGCCAGCGATGGTAGCATAAGCCTGCTTAGCTTAACAACATTAGCAATCATTTACTATACCGTAAaccataataacaatgcatCCTCACCAACTTCAAATGAGTGTTCGAGTGGTACGGAGAAACCACCAAATTCAGTGTCCATGGCATCGCCAACCTGGTTATAAAAATAGAAGATACAACGTTAGTAGTGTTAGCAATCACCGGGTTAAAGCTAATGCTAATTTGTTAGCCAGCAGGTGCAGTTTCCGCTTAACGGCAGTTAAATGCTTGCGTTAAATTAATGCGATTTCACACTTACTCTTCTTCCATTATTACAACCTACAAAACTCGTACACACGGCAAACAAAACAGTAGAAACAACTGTGATTTTAAATGGCAGGGGACGGGCCATTTTTGACAGAAATGAGCACCGGAAGACAAAGCGTGTAAGTGTTTCACCAACTTGAGCACTTCCGGAGGGATTTTCAAAATAGAGGTCTTTAAAAGACGTATATTTCATTTTAGCAGCATCAAAAGCTGATTTGGAAGCTAATTAGTTGCCAC
This window encodes:
- the emc10 gene encoding ER membrane protein complex subunit 10 isoform X1, which translates into the protein MARPLPFKITVVSTVLFAVCTSFVGCNNGRRVGDAMDTEFGGFSVPLEHSFEVDDVAKFRFRGSLLLKAGREPSVSLTPSQLSEEDRAKLKEVAAVDGLYRIRVPRVLLQADRQTERQLEGHLTAFVRACAMVESHLSDVIHLHTDVSGYLIGVSIVTLPGACRGTEVEDEVDLEVFNTTLSVTAPVNAPGPETALFLERMEQESEKKGKNPQEQKSFFAKYWMYIVPLVLFLMMSGAQDQSGGGAGGGAANGGGR
- the emc10 gene encoding ER membrane protein complex subunit 10 isoform X2, whose product is MARPLPFKITVVSTVLFAVCTSFVGCNNGRRVGDAMDTEFGGFSVPLEHSFEVDDVAKFRFRGSLLLKAGREPSVSLTPSQLSEEDRAKLKEVAAVDGLYRIRVPRVLLQADRQTERQLEGHLTAFVRACAMVESHLSDVIHLHTDVSGYLIGVSIVTLPGACRGTEVEDEVDLEVFNTTLSVTAPVNAPGPETALFLERMEQESEKKGKNPQEQKSFFAKYWYLILGGAIFLMVSNSAQPPAGGGREQS